One Cupriavidus pauculus genomic window, AAGACGCCGTCGAATGGCTGCGCAAGGCGACGCAGGAGAATCCCGCCAACGTGCGCGCGCCGATCCTGCTCGGCGACGTGGCGATGGCGGCCGGCGATGCGCGTGGCGCGCTGTCGCACTGGCTCGGTATCGAGCAGCAGGACGCTTCGTTCCTGCCGCTGGTGGCGGACCGCGTGGTCAAGGCCTATGCGACGCTCGGCGAGCAGGGTCAGGCGCTGGCGTGGCTGCGCGAGCTGCTCAAGGGCAACCTTGCCGCGGAACTGCTCGACACCGCGTATCGCACCGAACTGGAAGTGAACGGTCCGGTCGCGGCCGCGACGCTGATGCGCGAGCAGTTGCGCCGTCAGCCGACGCTGCTGGCGCTGACCAAGTATTTCGAGGCGCAGGCCGAGCGGGCCAGCGCGACCGCGCCGGAGGGACAATCGCCGGAAGCTTCGCAGGAGACCTCGCAGGAGACCGCCGCGATTCGCGACCTGCTGCAGGCGCGCACGCGCAACCTCGCGCGCTATACCTGCCGCGAGTGCGGGTTCCGCGCGCGGCTGTTCTACTGGCAGTGCCCGGGCTGTAACCGTTGGGAAACTTATGCACCGCGTCGTACCGAAGCCCTCGGCTGAGCGTTATACGCACACTAGCCCATTGCTTCTGGAAATTCTGCTATGAAAGTCACAATTATTGGTAGCGGCTATGTCGGCCTGGTCACTGGCGCCTGTCTGGCCGAACTCGGCAACTCGGTGTTCTGCCTCGACGTCGACGAACGCAAGATCGCGCTGCTCAATGCGGGCGGCGTGCCGATCTACGAGCCGGGCCTCAAGGAACTGATCGAACGCAACCGCGCGGCGGGACGCCTGACGTTCTCCACCGACGTGGCCGCGAGCGTCGAGCATGCCGACGTGCAGTTCATCGCCGTGGGCACGCCGCCCGACGAGGACGGCTCGGCCGACCTCCAGTACGTGCTGGCCGCCGCGCGCAATATCGGCCGCCATATGACCGGCTTCAAGGTCGTGGTGGACAAGTCGACCGTGCCCGTGGGTACCGGCGACCGCGTTGCCGCGGTCATTCGCGAGGAACTGGCCGCGCGCGGCCTCGAGGACCTGCAGTTCTCGGTCGTGTCGAACCCCGAGTTCCTCAAGGAAGGCGCGGCGGTGGAAGACTTCATGCGGCCGGACCGCATCGTGCTGGGCTGCGACGCGAATGCCGCGGGCCGCCATGCGCAGGCGATCATGCGCCAGCTGTACTCGCCGTTCAACCGCAATCACGAGCGGACGTTCTACATGGACGTGCGCTCGGCCGAGTTCACCAAGTACGCGGCCAACTCGATGCTGGCCACGCGTATCTCGTTCATGAACGAGCTGGCCAACCTGGCCGACGAGGTCGGCGCCGATATCGAGCTCGTGCGGCTCGGCATCGGTTCCGATCCCCGTATCGGCTACAGCTTCCTGTACGCGGGCGCCGGCTATGGCGGTTCGTGCTTCCCCAAGGACGTGCAGGCGCTGATGCGCACGGCGTCGTCGTACGGCAAGCCGATGCGCGTGCTGGAAGCCGTGGAGGCCGTCAACGACAGCCAGAAGCAGGTGCTCGGCGCGAAGGTCGTGGCGCGCTTCGGCGAGGACCTGAGCGGCCGCACGTTCGCGGTGTGGGGCCTGGCGTTCAAGCCGAACACCGACGACATGCGGGAAGCGCCGTCGCGCGTGCTCGCGCGCGAGCTGGTGTCGCGCGGCGCGTCGCTGCGCGTGCACGATCCCGTCTCGATGGAAGAGGCGCGGCGCGTGCTGGAAACGGATCTGGCCGACATCGCCGGTGGCATGGCGCGCGTACACTTCTGCCAGCAGCAGATGGATGCGCTCGACGGTGCCGACGCGCTCGTGATCGTTACCGAGTGGAAGGTATTCCGCAGCCCCGACTTCGCGCAGATCCGGAGCCAGCTCAAGGAGCCGGTCATCTTCGATGGCCGCAATCTCTATGAACCCGATGCCATGGTCCAGGCCGGCATCGAATACCACGCGATCGGGCGTCCGACCCTGACGCGCTGATACGCGGACATCGCATGAGCAGAATCCAAATCCCGCAGGAACAGATTCAGCAGGCACAGGTCCTGGTGGTCGGCGACATGATGCTGGACCGCTACTGGTTCGGCAGCGTGGACCGCATCTCGCCGGAAGCGCCGGTGCCCGTGGTGCAGATCAAGCGCAGCGAGGAGCGCCTGGGCGGCGCGGCCAACGTGGCGCGCAACGCGGCGGCGCTCGGTGCACAGGTGGGCATGCTGGGCGTGATCGGCGACGACGAGCCCGGCCATACGCTCGAGACGCTGCTCGCGGAAAGCCACGTGCAGCCTTACCTGCATCGCGACCCGACGCTCAACACCACGATCAAGCTGCGCGTGGTCGCGCATCAGCAGCAGCTGCTGCGCGTGGATTTCGAGAACGCGCCGGCGACCGAGGTGCTCGCTTCGGTACAGGATCGCTTTCAGGCGCTCGTCGGCGACTATCAGGTACTCGTGCTGTCCGACTACGGCAAGGGCGGCCTGACGCACGTCGGCCGTATGGTCGAGGCGGGCCGGGCCGCGGGCCGTACCGTGCTGATCGACCCCAAGGGCGACGACTACTCGCGCTATCGCGGCGCCACGCTGATTACCCCGAACCGCGCCGAGATGCGCGCGGTGGTGGGCGCGTGGAAGACCGAAGCGGACCTGACCATTCGCGCGCAGAACCTGCGGCGCGCGCTGCAGCTGGAAGCGCTGCTGCTTACGCGCTCGGAAGAAGGCATGACGCTGTACACGGAGGCCGAAGTGCTGCACGTGTCGGCGCAGGCGCGCGAGGTCTATGATGTATCGGGTGCGGGCGATACCGTGATCGCCACGCTGGCCACGATGCTCGGCGCGGGCGTGCCGCTCAAGGAAGCCGTGCAGCATGCCAACCGCGCGGGCGGTATCGTCGTCGGCAAGCTCGGCACCGCCGTTGTCACCTATCCCGAGCTGTTCGGTTAAAGGGCTGTTCGGTTAAACAAGGCTGTTCGGTTCACTCAAGCATTCATCATGACCATCATCGTCACCGGTGCCGCCGGCCTGATCGGCAGCAACCTCGTCAAGGGTCTCAATGACCGCGGCGAGTCCGACATCATCGCCGTGGACAACCTCACGCGCGCCGAGAAGTTCAACAACCTCGTGGACTGCGAGATTGCGGACTACGTGGACAAGCAGGAATTCCTCGCGCGCTTCGCGCGCGGCGATTTCGGCAAGGTCCGCGCGGTGTTCCACGAGGGCGCGTGCTCCGACACGATGGAGACCGACGGCCGCTACATGATGGAGAACAACTACCGCTACACGCTGGCGCTGATGGAGAGCTGCCTCGAGCAGGCCACGCAGTTCCTGTACGCGTCGTCGGCGGCCACGTACGGTGCCTCGACCACGTTCCGCGAGGAGCGCGAGTTCGAGCGTCCGCTCAACGTGTACGGTTACTCGAAGTTCCTGTTCGATCAGGTGGTGCGCCGGCGGCTGGCGTCGGCGCGCGCGACGGGCATGTCGCAGGTGGTGGGTTTCCGCTACTTCAACGTCTACGGTCCGCGCGAGGCGCACAAGGGCCGCATGGCGTCCGTGGCGTTCCACAACTTCAACCAGTTTCGCGCGGAAGGCACGGTCAAGCTGTTCGGCGAGTACGGCGGCTACGGCCCCGGCATGCACAGCCGCGACTTCGTGTCCGTCGAGGACGTGGTGAAGGTCAACCTGTTCTTCCTGGACCATCCGGGCAAGTCGGGCATCTTCAACCTCGGCACGGGCCGCGCGCAGCCGTTCAACGATATTGCGCAGACCGTGGTCAACACGCTGCGCGAAGCCGACGACAAGCCGCCCCTGTCGCTCGACGACATGGTGCAGGAAGGGCTGGTGGAATACATCAAGTTCCCCGACGCGCTGCGCGGCAAGTACCAGTGCTTTACGCAGTCCGATGTGTCGCGCCTGCGCGCGGCCGGCTACGAGGCGCCGTTCCTCACGGTGCAGGAAGGCGTGGCGCGTTACTGCAAGTGGCTGCTCGAACGCGCGGCCTGATTCAGAACGTTGCCGGTGAATTGACCCACAGGACGCGCGCGATACCCGTGCCCACGTTGCGATACCCATGCGCGACGTGGCTCGGGAAGTGGAACGCGTCCCCCGCCTGAATCACGTACGTCTCGTCGCCGAGCATCAGCTCGAGCGTGCCCTCCAGCACGTAGCCGACTTCTTCCCCCGCATGCACGATCTGCCCGTCGCTCGCCTCGCCGGGCGACACGATATGGATATTCGCCTGTAGCAGGCCGCCGCGCTGCGGCAGCACGAGCCGCTCCAGCGCGATGCCGCCCGCCCGGATCACGTGCCGCTCGCCGGCGCGGCGGATCGGGCTGTCGAGCGGGGCCTCCTCGCTCGTGAGCGCGGCGATATTGGTATCGAGCGCGACCGCGAGCCGGTGCAGCATCGCGAGCGATGGCGTGGCCAGTCCGCGTTCGAGTTTCGAGAGCAGGCTCTCCGAACAGTCGGCCTTGCGCGCGACCTGCAGCAGCGTGAGGCCGGCCACGAGGCGCGCGTGCTTGAGTCGCAGGCCGAGCGTCGCGGTCGGGCTCGGTGCGGGCCCCGCTGTCGGCGCCCGCGACTTCCTTGCGGCGGGCTTGCGTGCCGGTGCGGATCCGGCCGTGGATTTCGCCGTGGATTTCGCCGTGGATTTGGCCGCGGATTTGGCCGCGGATGTCGGCGAGGGCTTAACGGTCGGCATAGGCAAGCGCCGTCACGGTATAGGCAAGTGCCTGCGCGCCGAGCAGCAGCGACGGCGCGTCGGTGAACTCCGCCGCGTTGTGGCTGATGCCATTGCGGCTCGGCACGAAGATCATCGCGGTGGGGCAATGCCCCGCGAGGTACATCGCGTCGTGGAACGCCCCCGACGTCAGCCGCACCGGCGCGCCATGTCCCCCTTGCGCCAGCGCGCGCGTGCAGGCGGCCTCGACGAGCGTCTGCATCGCGGCCGGGAAATGCGTCGGCGCCTGCCGGAAGAACCCTTCGATCGTGATGTCCTGGCGCGGTGTGCGGACCTCGGCGATGGCCGCGTGCAATGCCTGCTCGAAGCGATCGAGCACGGCTTCATCGACGCAGCGCGCATCGACCGTGAAAGTGACGCTCCCGGGAATCGTGTTGACGGAATTCGGTGCCACCAGCCAGCGGCCCAGCGTCAGGCGCAACTGCGTGGCGGCCTCGGCCGCGGCATGGGCATAGAGCCGATGCGCGAGCGAGACCGCGCGGGCCATGGCGTCGGCGCGCTCGTCCATCGGCGTGGTGCCCGCATGCGCCATCTGGCCCATGCAGGTCACGCGATACCAGCGTACGCTCTGGATGCCGGTGACGACGCCGAGCGGCACGTTCGCGCGCTCGAGCACGGGGCCCTGTTCGATATGCAGTTCGACGCAGGACGCCATCGGACGCGCCATCGGCAGCACCGGTACGTCCGGCACCTCGGCAAGCGCGGCATCGAGTGCGTCGCCAAAGCGCACGCCGTCGCCATCGGCCGATGCACGGAAGCCGTCGAGCCGGGCCGGATCGACGAACGCGCTCGACCCCATGCAGCCCGGACCGAAGCGGCTGCCTTCCTCGTTGGTCCACGCCACGACCTCGATCGCACGCGGCGTGCGGATGCCCGCATCGTTGAGCGCGGCAATCACCTCGAGTCCCGCGATCACGCCATATGCGCCGTCGAGCTTGCCGCCCACGGGCTGGGTATCGGCATGGCTGCCGGTGAGGACCGGCGGCAGCGTGTCGTCGAGACCGGGCCGGCGGAAGAACAGGTTCGCGCACGCGTCGATGCCGACTTCGCAGCCGAGCGCGCGCGCACGATCGATCAGGTGGCGGCGCGCGGCGAGGTCGATGGGCGTCAGCGTCTGGCGCGATACGCCGCCGTCGTCGCGCGCCCCGAAGGCGGCGAGGTCGGCGATGGCGCGCTGCAGGCGGGCGTCATCGACGTGGTCCTGCGCGCGCGCGGCGGCGAGATCGGACGAGGCGCCGGTGCTGGCGGAGGAAGCGGGAATGCGGGGGGAATTCAAGCCGGGACTCCGTGGGTGACGGTGAGGCGTGGTCGTGTCGGGGATGGCATCAAAGGTCGTGCGCGAGCGCGCGCTCCAGCGCGTACGCGGCGGATAGCGCGGCGGCATCGCCATGGGCTGGCGCGATGACCGTGACGCCGACCGGCATGCCCGTGGCGCCGACGCCCGTCGGCACGTGCACGCACGGCACGCCGAGCAAGGTCCACATGCGATTGAACAGCGGATCGCCGGTGGCCTCGAGCCCGGCAGGCGCTTCACCGGGCGCGCTCGGGGCGACGATCACATCGACCTGCGCGAACGTTTCGGCCAGCGCGCGCCGCACCTCGGCCGCATGCGCGCGCGCGGCGGCATGGCGCGTGCCCTCGAGCGCGTTGCCGCTGGCGAGCAGCGACGCAAATCCCGTGCTGAAGCCGTCCGCGTGCGCGCGCGCCTCGGGCGCAAAGGCGGCGGCCGCCTCGATCGCCATGATGTCGATCTGCGCCTGCGTCAGGTCGGCGGTGAAGGCCGGAATCGTCAGATCGGCGACCGTCGCGCCCGTGCGTTCGAACGCGCGCGCGGCGGTCTCGAACGCGCCGCGGCCGCTGGCATCGACGCGATCCCAGTGTGGCGTGCGGAACAGCCCCACACGGAGCGACCGCGGTGCCTGAGGCGTCAGCGGCAGCCGCGCGAGCGTACCGATAAAGAACGCGGCATCGTCCACGCCGCGCGCGAGCACGCCGACGGTATCGAGGCTCGGCGCCAGCGGCTTGATGCCCGCGAGCGGCAGCGTGCCGTGCGTGGGTTTGTACCCGACCACGCCGCAGAACGCGGCCGGGCGGATGATCGACCCGGCGGTCTGGGTGCCGAAGGCCAGCGGCACCATGCCGGCGGCAACGGCCGCGGCGGATCCGCTCGACGAGCCGCCGGGCGTATGCGGGGCATCGGCGGGGGCACGCGGATTGCGCGTGGGCCCGGGCTGATAGGTTGCGAACTCGGTGGTCACGGTCTTGCCGAGGATCACCGCGCCCGCCTCGCGCGTGGCGGCCACGACGGCCGCGTCGTATTGCGGCCGATGGCCGGCGTAGATCGGCGAGCCATAGGCGGTCGGCAGATCGGCCGTGTCCATCAGGTCCTTCACGCCGACGGGCAGCCCGTGCAGCGCGCCCGTCACGGGACCCGCATCGAGCCGGCGCGCGGCCGCGAGCGCGCTGTCGGCATCGATCGCGGTCCAGGCACGCACATCGGGTTCGCGCGCCGCGATGCGGTCCAGGTGCGCGCGCACCACGTCCTCGGCGCGCAGTTCGCGCCGCGCGAGGCGGATGGCAAGCATGCGGGCGGGCAGGGTCAGCAGATCATCCATGGCGTTCCTCGTCTACGTTCCGTCAAAGCCGGTTCAGCCAAATCCGGTTCAGCCAAAATAAGCGGCGCGCACTTCATCGTTGCGCGAGAGCGCGTCGCAGGTATCGTGCGCGACCACGCGGCCCTGCGACAGCACGTAACCGTAGTGCGAGATCGCAAGCGTCTGGCGCGCATTCTGCTCCACGAGCAGCACCGTGATGCCGAGCTGGTTGATGCGCTCGATCACCTTGAAGTTTTCCTTCACGTACAGCGGCGAGAGGCCGAGCGAAGGCTCGTCGATCACCAGCAGCCGCGGCTGCGCCATCAGGCCGCGGCCGATCGATACCATCGCCTGCTCCCCGCCGGACATGGTACCCGCGAGCTGCTTCGCGCGCTCGCGCAGCCGCGGAAAGATCTCGTACACCTGCTCGAGCCGTTCCCGCACGCGCGGAGCATCCTTCTCCAGGAATGCCCCGAGCGCGAGATTCTCGGCCACGGTCATGCGCGGGAACACCTTGCGGCCTTCGGGAATGCAGGAGATGCCGCGCGCGATGATGTCGTGCGTGCGGCGGCCGGCCAGATCCTGCCCGTCCCACATGACCTGGCCCGCGCGCGGCGGCGTCAGGCCGAGAATCGCGCGAATGAGCGTGCTCTTGCCCGCGCCGTTGGCGCCGAGGATGCAGGTGATCTTCCCATCGGGCACGTCGATCGACACATCGTGCAGCACGTTGACCTTGTCGTATCCCGTGGTCAGTCCACGGACGCTGAGCGTGTTCATGCGGCATCCTCCCCGAGGTAGGCGGTCTGCACGGCCGGGTCCGCCGTGATTTCCGCGTAGGTCCCTTCGGCAATCTTGCGGCCGTAGTTGAGCACCACGCAGCGGTCGGTGATGCGTTCGATCACGTTCATCTCGTGTTCGATCAGCACGACGGTCAGGTTGCCGAGCTTCGCGCGCACATCGAGGATGTCGCGCATGAGCGCATGCGTCTCGTCGTGCGTCATGCCGGCGGACGGCTCGTCGAGCAGCAGCAGGCGCGGCTGGCTGATCAGCGCGCGGCAGACCTCGATGCGGCGGCGGTCGATCATGCTGAACGTTTCCACCGGTTCGAACAGCCGCTCGGCCAGCGGCGGGCTGAAGATGCGCAACAGCCCGAGCACCTTCTCCACGTACATGTCGTACTGCGCGCGGAACGCCTTGCGGCGCAGCAGATTGAACACGAGCCCGTGATCCATGCGCTGGTAGTCGCCGATGACGATATTGTCGAACACGGTCAGCGGCAGCGACAGGCGCGAACGCTGGAACGTGCGCGCGACCCCGGCGCGGTAGACCTCCTGCGGCGTCCTGCCGATGATATTGCTGCCGTCATAGGCAATGGTGCCGCTGGTGGCCTTGTAGAGCCCGGTCAGGACATTGAAGAACGTGGTCTTGCCGGAGCCGTTGGGGCCGAGCAGGCCGAGCACCTCGCCCGTGCGGATGGACATGTTCAGGCCATCGAGCGCGGTCAGGCCGCCGAAGCGCATGGTGAGGTCGCGGACTTCCGCCAGGGTCTGGGTCATTGCGATTCTCCTCGCGGCGCGCGCGCGCCGAAGAACAGCCGCGTGCGCCGCGGCAGCAGCCCGTCGGGGCGGAACAGCAAGATGACGATCACGAGCGCCGCGTAGAACAGGAAGCGGTACTCCTGGATGAACTGCAGCTTTTCGGGCAGGACGAGCACGATGATCGCGGCGGGGATGAGGCCCACCGCATTGCCGAGCCCGCCGAGAATCACGATCGACAGCATCAGCAGCGAATCCGCGAACGTAAAGTTGTTCGGTGCGACGAAGCCTGTGACCATGCCGTACACGCTGCCCGCCACGCCGGCGAAGAAGTTGCCGAGCATGAAGGCCACGACCTTCCAGCGCGCGATATGCAGGCCGAAGGTCGCGGCCGCGGTCTCGTCCGTGCGCACGACATCCATGGCCAGGCCGACCCACGACCGCTCGAGCGACTTCACGAGCGCGAACACGCCCGCGCAGATGCCGAGGCTCAGCAGCGCGTAGCTCACGTAGAACGAGGCTTCCACGCCGAACAGCGTGAAGCCGTCGTTCCACGCATAGCCGAACGTCGTCATGCCAGGCACCTGCATGCCCTGCGGACCGCCGAGCACGTCGTTCACCTCGATGAACGTGCGGAACAGGATACCGAACGCGATGGTGACCAGTGCGGCGTAATGGCCGCGCGTGCGCAGCACGGGCGTGATCAGCAGCGAGCCCACGAGCGCCGCGAGCAGGCCCGAGATCACGATGATCAGCAGCTGCGGCAGGCCAGTATGCGTGGCGAGCACGGCGGTGGCGTAGCTGCCGATACCGAAGAACGCGGCGCCGGCGAAGTTGGCCACGCCGGAGAAGCCGAACTGCAGCGTGAGGCCCAGGCACGCGGTGGTGTAGAGCAGCACCGTGCAGACCATCAGCAGCGCGAAGTGCGTATCGAAGAACGCGGCGATCAGCGCAAGCGCGCCGCCGAGCGCCCACAGCGCGGCCAGGCCCGGATGCCGGGCGCCGGCCTGCTCGATGGCGGCGATGGCGCCGACGCGGCGGCCGGCCAGCGTGGCCACCACGGCCACTGCCAGCAGCACGCCGACCGCGAGCTGCGATTCGGCATGCAGGAACGACCACAGGTACACCGTGAGCACGACGCTTGCCAGCGCGAGCACGGTCTTGGGGGAACGCAGGGATGTCCGCATGATGTCAGACCCGTTCACTGGATTTTTCGGCGATCAGCCCGGTGGGCTTCCACGCCATCAGCAGAATGACCGCGGCAAACGCGAACACGTCCTTGTACGCGCTCGGGATGTCGGGGACGAGCGCGGGCAGCAGCGCGCTGCCGAAGACCTGCAGCGCCGCGAACAGGAAGCCGCCGATGATGGCGCCGTAGATATTGCCGAGGCCGCCGAGGATGGCCGCGGCGAAGCCGATGACGCCGAGCAGCAGCCCGACGTTGAAGTTGATCTCGTTGTAATAGAGCCCGTTCATGACGCCGGCCAGCGCGGCCATCGACGAGCCCAGCGCGAAGGTCAGCAGCACCACGGCCTCGAAGTTGATGCCCATGAGCGTCGCGGTCTCGCCATCCTGCGCCACCGCGCGAATGGCCATGCCGAAGCGCGTGCGCGTGATGAGCAGATGCACGCCCGCGATGATGGCGATGCCCGTGCCCAGCAGGATCACGTTGTCCGCGCGCAGTGCAAAGCCGCCGAGGTCGATCGACGCGGTGGGCAGCAGCGGCGGAAACGGCTTGGGGTTCGAGCCGTCGGGATAGAACAGCCGCACGCATTCGCGCAGCACGGTGCCCAGCATCAGCGTGGCCAGCAGCGTATTGAGCGGCGGCGCCTTGCGCAGCGGCAGGATCAGGAAGCGCGCGATCACGGCGCCGAGCAGACCGGTCACGCAGACCGCGCAGACGACCACGGCCAGCAACTGCAGCCATGGCGCATCGATGTGCAGCATCACCATGCCGGCCGATGCGGCCAGGCCCGCGAACGCGCCGACCATCAGCGTGTCGCCGTGCGAAAACTTGATGACGTCGAGCACGCCGAAGAACAGCGTGAAGCCAACGGCGACCATTGCGTAGATCATGCCGAGCATCAGGCCGTTGAACACGTATTGGGCAATCAGGCTCATCGGAATTCCGGTGGGGTGGGGCGGCGCAAGGCCGCCCGGTGGATCGATTTACAGGCCGGCGAGCTTCTTCTTGCCTTTGCCGTAGCTGCTGTCTTCCCAGATCACCCACTTGCCGTCCTCGACGACATACTTGGTGACCAGCGGCACCACGTTCTGGCGATGGTCGTCGAACGTGACCTTGCCGATGACCGTGTCCGCGTCGCGCGTGCCGTTGAGCACGTCACGCACCTTCTTGCGGTCCGGGCCGACCTTCTCGATGGCATCGATGATCAGGTTCGTCGCGGCGAACGCGAACACGCCATAGGCCTCGGGCGGCTCGCCGTACTTCTGCTGCTGGTACTTGCCCGTGAAGAACAGGCCGCCGGGCAGCTTCTCCCACGGGGCGCCTTCGATGAATGCGAGCGAGCCTTCGGACAGCTGCTTGCCCGTGCCTTCAATATACGCATCGGACTTGATGCCGGAGGTGCCTTCGAACTGCGCCTTGATGCCGAGCTTCTCCATCTGCGTGCGGATGCGCACGCCGAGCGGCGTCAGGCCGCCGAAGTAGACGACGTCGGGCTTGAGCTCGCGGATCTTGGTCAGCTCGCTCGTGAAGTCCTGCTGGTCGGCGGTCACGCCGAACGTGCCGACGACGGTGCCGCCGTCGCGCTTCAGGAATTCGCTGAAGTACTTGTTGTGGCCCTTGCCGTAATCGGTGGTGTCATGAATGATCGCCCACTTCTTGTAGCCGAGGCCCGTCATGAACTTGGCGGCCACTTCGCTCTGGTTGATCATCGTGCCGTTGACACGATGGATCTCCTTGAAGTTGTTGCCGTACGTGATGTCTGGCAGCACCGCGCCCCAGACCACCACGGGCAGGCCGAAGCGGTTGTAGACGCCCACCGTGCCCATCGCCACCGCGGAGCAGAAATGCGTGACGCCGGCCACGATGCCGCGGTCCGCGCTGATCTTGGTGGCCACCTGCACGCCGACGTTGGGCTTGCACTCGTCGTCCTGCGTCACGAGTTCGTAGGTGTATTTGGTCTGTGGATCGGCATTGCGCAGCTTCACCGCGAGGTCCGCCGAGTTGCGGCCTCCCAGGCCGATCGACGACACGCCGCCCGTGAGCGGCCCGACGAACGCGATCTTGACGACTTCCTTGGCCGACACCGGCATCGACGCGATGGCCAGT contains:
- a CDS encoding branched-chain amino acid ABC transporter permease, which encodes MSLIAQYVFNGLMLGMIYAMVAVGFTLFFGVLDVIKFSHGDTLMVGAFAGLAASAGMVMLHIDAPWLQLLAVVVCAVCVTGLLGAVIARFLILPLRKAPPLNTLLATLMLGTVLRECVRLFYPDGSNPKPFPPLLPTASIDLGGFALRADNVILLGTGIAIIAGVHLLITRTRFGMAIRAVAQDGETATLMGINFEAVVLLTFALGSSMAALAGVMNGLYYNEINFNVGLLLGVIGFAAAILGGLGNIYGAIIGGFLFAALQVFGSALLPALVPDIPSAYKDVFAFAAVILLMAWKPTGLIAEKSSERV
- a CDS encoding branched-chain amino acid ABC transporter permease, whose product is MRTSLRSPKTVLALASVVLTVYLWSFLHAESQLAVGVLLAVAVVATLAGRRVGAIAAIEQAGARHPGLAALWALGGALALIAAFFDTHFALLMVCTVLLYTTACLGLTLQFGFSGVANFAGAAFFGIGSYATAVLATHTGLPQLLIIVISGLLAALVGSLLITPVLRTRGHYAALVTIAFGILFRTFIEVNDVLGGPQGMQVPGMTTFGYAWNDGFTLFGVEASFYVSYALLSLGICAGVFALVKSLERSWVGLAMDVVRTDETAAATFGLHIARWKVVAFMLGNFFAGVAGSVYGMVTGFVAPNNFTFADSLLMLSIVILGGLGNAVGLIPAAIIVLVLPEKLQFIQEYRFLFYAALVIVILLFRPDGLLPRRTRLFFGARAPRGESQ
- a CDS encoding branched-chain amino acid ABC transporter substrate-binding protein, which encodes MLGTSVALAIASMPVSAKEVVKIAFVGPLTGGVSSIGLGGRNSADLAVKLRNADPQTKYTYELVTQDDECKPNVGVQVATKISADRGIVAGVTHFCSAVAMGTVGVYNRFGLPVVVWGAVLPDITYGNNFKEIHRVNGTMINQSEVAAKFMTGLGYKKWAIIHDTTDYGKGHNKYFSEFLKRDGGTVVGTFGVTADQQDFTSELTKIRELKPDVVYFGGLTPLGVRIRTQMEKLGIKAQFEGTSGIKSDAYIEGTGKQLSEGSLAFIEGAPWEKLPGGLFFTGKYQQQKYGEPPEAYGVFAFAATNLIIDAIEKVGPDRKKVRDVLNGTRDADTVIGKVTFDDHRQNVVPLVTKYVVEDGKWVIWEDSSYGKGKKKLAGL